The proteins below are encoded in one region of Bacteroidota bacterium:
- a CDS encoding glycine cleavage system aminomethyltransferase GcvT, which produces MEKTPFYNKHKELDAKIVNFAGFMMPISYEGINAEHLQVRKSVG; this is translated from the coding sequence ATGGAAAAAACACCATTCTACAATAAACATAAAGAATTAGATGCTAAAATAGTAAATTTTGCAGGATTTATGATGCCGATTTCGTATGAAGGAATCAATGCGGAACATTTGCAAGTGCGAAAAAGTGTTGGA